One Marinibacterium anthonyi genomic region harbors:
- the des_3 gene encoding Fatty acid desaturase, with product MTKTDDPSRSPQADSARHWVQVLARYRDPSHVRSITEIAITAAPFIALVVAAVWALSVSQALAAAISLVNGAFLIRLFIIQHDCGHSTLFRNRKVNDWIGRVLGVFTMTPYDVWRRTHAIHHSGSGNLDRRGIGDLPTLTVEEYRALPRGRRFFYRLYRHPLFLFGLTPTYVFLLQYRLPIGLMRAGGRYWVSAMATNLVLGGLLGVGVWFLGAPAIFCVFLPTALVAATTGMWMFYVQHQFEDTRWDHEDDWQVHDAALHGSSHYVLPPVLRWFTGNIGIHHVHHLYARIPFYRLTEVLRDHPILDKAQRLTLRESLVCARLHLWDEKQRRLLSFREARMA from the coding sequence GTGACCAAGACCGACGATCCGTCGCGTTCGCCTCAGGCGGACAGCGCGCGCCATTGGGTGCAGGTGCTGGCCCGCTATCGCGACCCGTCCCATGTCCGCAGCATCACCGAGATCGCCATCACGGCGGCTCCGTTCATCGCGCTGGTCGTCGCGGCGGTCTGGGCCTTGTCGGTCAGCCAGGCGCTGGCCGCCGCCATTTCGCTGGTCAACGGGGCGTTCCTGATCCGGCTGTTCATCATCCAGCACGATTGCGGGCACAGCACGCTGTTCCGCAACCGCAAGGTCAACGACTGGATCGGGCGCGTTCTGGGGGTGTTCACCATGACGCCCTATGACGTCTGGCGGCGGACCCATGCGATCCACCATTCCGGGTCGGGCAACCTGGACCGGCGTGGAATCGGCGACCTGCCCACCCTGACCGTCGAGGAATATCGCGCGCTGCCGCGCGGTCGCCGGTTCTTCTACCGGCTGTACCGGCACCCGCTGTTCCTGTTCGGCCTGACGCCGACCTATGTCTTCCTCCTGCAATACCGGTTGCCCATCGGGTTGATGCGGGCCGGCGGGCGGTACTGGGTCAGCGCCATGGCGACGAACCTGGTGCTGGGCGGGCTGCTGGGGGTCGGCGTGTGGTTCCTGGGCGCGCCGGCGATCTTCTGCGTCTTCCTGCCCACCGCGCTGGTCGCGGCGACCACGGGCATGTGGATGTTCTACGTGCAGCACCAGTTCGAGGACACGCGATGGGATCACGAAGACGATTGGCAGGTGCATGACGCGGCGCTGCACGGCAGTTCGCACTACGTGCTGCCGCCTGTGCTGCGCTGGTTCACCGGCAACATCGGGATCCACCACGTGCACCACCTGTATGCCCGGATCCCGTTCTACCGCCTGACCGAGGTGCTGCGCGATCATCCGATCCTGGACAAGGCCCAGCGGCTGACCCTGCGCGAAAGCCTGGTCTGCGCGCGGCTGCACCTGTGGGACGAAAAGCAGCGCCGGCTTCTGTCCTTCCGCGAGGCGCGGATGGCCTGA
- the amaB_3 gene encoding N-carbamoyl-L-amino acid hydrolase, which translates to MTLVNGDRLWARLMRMAEIGGFDGGGVNRQALSDEDHAAWAQMLDWAEALGLEPSTDAAANLFLTLPGRDRDLPPLLAGSHLDSQPTGGRFDGVFGVLAALEAVAAMVEAGIHPDRDVTVVAWMNEEGSRFAPGMAGSEHFAGVRSNTDLRAASDANGVTCGAEIDRIHAAFAQVPVRPAFRPEAYIEPHIEQATMLEAAGVPIGVVTGIQGKITAEGKVTGSAGHAGTEPMDRRRDAVMAFARIATALQREIGESDPDIRFTIGRVEVRPNAPSVIASEVVFRVDLRHPSNDVLEAAGQRMHAVTSALATPCTATLRELVHAPSNVFAPALQDRIRAAARRHGVASMDLASAAGHDARHLAGICPSAMIFIPCKGGISHDPSESAEQSDVTAGAQVLLDVLLASLGGGSGGTGA; encoded by the coding sequence ATGACGCTGGTGAATGGCGACAGGCTGTGGGCCCGGCTGATGAGGATGGCGGAAATCGGTGGGTTCGACGGCGGCGGCGTCAACCGCCAGGCGCTGTCGGACGAAGACCACGCCGCCTGGGCGCAGATGCTGGACTGGGCGGAGGCCCTGGGGTTGGAACCTTCGACCGATGCCGCGGCCAACCTGTTCCTGACGCTACCGGGCCGCGACCGCGATCTGCCGCCGCTGCTGGCGGGGTCGCACCTGGACAGCCAGCCGACCGGGGGGCGGTTCGACGGGGTGTTCGGCGTGCTGGCCGCTCTGGAAGCGGTCGCTGCAATGGTCGAGGCGGGCATTCACCCCGACCGCGATGTCACGGTAGTCGCCTGGATGAACGAGGAAGGTTCGCGCTTTGCGCCGGGTATGGCGGGGTCGGAACATTTCGCCGGGGTCCGCAGCAATACCGACCTGCGCGCGGCCAGCGACGCCAATGGCGTGACCTGCGGAGCCGAGATCGACCGGATCCACGCCGCCTTTGCGCAGGTGCCGGTCCGCCCGGCGTTCCGGCCCGAAGCGTATATCGAACCGCATATCGAACAGGCGACGATGCTGGAGGCCGCCGGCGTTCCCATCGGCGTGGTCACCGGCATCCAGGGCAAGATCACCGCCGAAGGCAAGGTCACCGGCAGCGCGGGCCATGCCGGCACCGAACCGATGGACCGGCGCCGCGATGCCGTGATGGCCTTTGCCCGCATCGCCACCGCCCTGCAGCGCGAGATCGGCGAAAGCGACCCCGATATCCGCTTCACCATCGGCCGGGTCGAAGTGCGGCCCAATGCGCCTTCTGTCATCGCCTCCGAAGTCGTGTTCCGCGTCGACCTGCGCCATCCCTCCAACGACGTTCTTGAGGCGGCAGGCCAACGAATGCACGCCGTGACGTCGGCCCTGGCCACGCCCTGCACGGCAACCTTGCGCGAACTGGTGCATGCGCCCAGCAACGTCTTTGCGCCCGCCCTGCAGGACCGCATCCGCGCGGCTGCCCGCAGGCATGGGGTCGCGTCGATGGACCTGGCCTCGGCCGCCGGACACGACGCCCGGCACCTGGCCGGGATCTGCCCGTCGGCGATGATCTTCATCCCCTGCAAGGGCGGCATCAGCCACGATCCCTCGGAAAGCGCGGAACAATCCGACGTGACGGCCGGTGCCCAGGTCCTGCTGGACGTGCTGCTGGCGTCACTGGGCGGGGGAAGCGGGGGGACCGGCGCGTAG
- a CDS encoding Arylesterase, whose protein sequence is MYVTTKDGVKLYVEEAGQGTPILFIHEFGGNFDAWEPQMRRFARRHRCITYAARGYPPSDIPQDLDSYSQRIAVEDALAVLDGLGIEKAHIVGLSMGGFATAHFGLIAPDRALSLTIAGAGYGAEKEFEEYFRGVSLSVAENFETKGAREFSKIYALGASRVQFQNKDPRGWAHFARRLSEHDSTGAALTMRGVQARRPSLYDLKDEFARMQVPTLVMTGDEDDHCIQTCVYLKKTIPACGLAILPKTGHTLNIEEPEMFNMFLAEFIAQVEAGAWPARDPRADPGQVMRTS, encoded by the coding sequence ATGTACGTGACCACGAAAGATGGCGTGAAGCTGTACGTCGAAGAGGCGGGGCAGGGTACGCCGATCCTTTTCATCCACGAATTCGGCGGCAATTTTGACGCGTGGGAGCCGCAGATGCGCCGCTTTGCCCGCCGCCACCGCTGCATCACCTATGCCGCCCGGGGCTATCCGCCCTCGGACATCCCGCAGGACCTGGACAGCTATTCCCAGCGGATCGCGGTCGAGGACGCGCTGGCGGTGCTGGACGGGCTGGGGATCGAGAAGGCCCATATCGTGGGACTGTCGATGGGCGGGTTCGCCACCGCGCATTTCGGCCTGATCGCGCCGGACCGGGCACTGTCGCTGACCATCGCCGGGGCCGGTTACGGGGCCGAGAAGGAATTCGAGGAGTATTTCCGGGGCGTGTCCCTGTCGGTCGCCGAGAATTTCGAGACCAAGGGCGCCAGGGAATTTTCCAAGATCTACGCCCTGGGCGCCAGCCGGGTGCAGTTCCAGAACAAGGACCCGCGCGGCTGGGCACACTTCGCCAGGCGCCTGTCGGAACATGATTCCACGGGCGCCGCGCTGACCATGCGCGGGGTGCAGGCGCGCCGGCCGTCGCTGTATGACCTGAAGGACGAATTCGCCAGGATGCAGGTGCCGACGCTGGTGATGACCGGGGACGAGGACGACCATTGCATCCAGACCTGCGTCTACCTGAAAAAGACCATCCCCGCCTGCGGCCTGGCGATCCTGCCCAAGACGGGCCACACGCTGAACATCGAGGAACCCGAGATGTTCAACATGTTCCTGGCCGAATTCATCGCCCAGGTCGAAGCCGGCGCCTGGCCCGCGCGCGATCCGCGCGCCGATCCGGGCCAGGTGATGCGCACGTCATGA
- the aspC_3 gene encoding Aspartate aminotransferase: MTTDTEAEIRNRYFDTLFSDEKLIWMGQNTNHIPSHPAVTEAMTASIARGEYNAYAPPLGFESLREAIVADLGVPGRALVTEGGVNALATLVRTRVRAGDTFVTSDPTWKWPGLFARQQGAEVVELPIFGPETGYKLTPETLRTAVDERCALIYLVDPNNPLGTTYTVDELTAFIDIAKSVGALLVHDCTYRDFAPDHVPAMRIDPENAVCSISFSKWLGLAGMRIGALVGSPALIGECAGYSSSILGAGVVAQRGAEAGLKVKSEWMDTVRAINTANQEMIRDAVAGIDGMELLVWPSHANFLCIGTEATGVTPEQLVEAFRLKGVMIRQGRYHTARFGGGFIKVSTTVPTDWAARFCALLPDMLTQARGLTDVPALF; this comes from the coding sequence ATGACGACTGACACCGAGGCCGAGATCCGCAACCGCTATTTCGACACGCTTTTCAGCGACGAAAAGCTGATCTGGATGGGCCAGAACACCAACCATATCCCCAGCCACCCCGCCGTGACCGAGGCGATGACCGCTTCGATCGCGCGCGGCGAATACAACGCCTATGCCCCGCCGCTGGGCTTCGAAAGCCTGCGCGAAGCCATCGTGGCGGATCTGGGCGTGCCGGGTCGGGCGCTGGTGACCGAAGGCGGCGTGAACGCGCTGGCCACGCTGGTGCGCACCAGGGTGCGCGCGGGCGATACCTTTGTCACCTCTGATCCCACCTGGAAATGGCCGGGCCTTTTTGCCCGCCAGCAAGGGGCCGAGGTGGTGGAACTGCCGATCTTCGGGCCGGAAACCGGGTACAAGCTGACGCCCGAGACCCTGCGCACCGCTGTCGACGAGCGATGCGCGCTGATCTACCTTGTGGATCCCAACAACCCGCTGGGCACCACCTACACGGTGGACGAACTGACCGCCTTCATCGATATCGCCAAGTCGGTCGGCGCGCTGCTGGTGCATGACTGCACCTACCGCGATTTCGCCCCCGATCACGTGCCCGCCATGCGGATCGACCCGGAAAACGCCGTCTGCTCGATCAGCTTCTCGAAATGGCTGGGACTGGCGGGGATGCGCATCGGCGCGCTTGTCGGGTCTCCGGCGCTGATCGGCGAATGCGCGGGCTATTCCAGTTCCATCCTGGGCGCGGGCGTTGTCGCCCAACGGGGCGCCGAGGCCGGGCTGAAGGTGAAATCCGAATGGATGGACACCGTGCGCGCCATCAACACCGCCAACCAGGAGATGATCCGCGATGCGGTTGCCGGGATCGACGGCATGGAACTGCTGGTCTGGCCGTCGCACGCCAACTTCCTGTGCATCGGCACCGAAGCCACCGGCGTCACCCCCGAACAGCTGGTCGAGGCGTTCCGCCTGAAGGGCGTGATGATCCGGCAGGGCCGCTATCACACGGCCCGCTTCGGCGGCGGCTTCATCAAGGTGTCGACCACCGTCCCTACCGACTGGGCGGCCCGCTTCTGCGCGCTGCTGCCCGACATGCTGACCCAAGCGCGGGGCCTGACCGACGTCCCGGCGCTGTTCTGA
- the rihB gene encoding Pyrimidine-specific ribonucleoside hydrolase RihB — protein MRLIIDTDTAGDDAFSILLALKAPDVTLEAVTICNGNVPFDQQVENALYTLELAGWGGKVPVYKGCPLPMLRKPVDATEFFGADGMSDAGYPQAAQRPEPGHAVDFLIDMIMSNPGEIEILAQAPLTNIATAYVKEPRIAQNLKHLWVMGGLDNSIGNTTPASEFNFYVDPEAAKIVVNAGFDLTLSTWTLTMNSGLLPDEALRRIETMDTPLARFFMEVSAAPFKRTEMRYGRPLSTHPDSLTCACAIDPSIMLETADCLVDVETQGELTRAYSSICTPLTAEEAEIDFLWPAQPANARVIRKADTDRFAEMLIAALEN, from the coding sequence ATGCGGCTCATCATCGATACCGATACCGCAGGCGACGACGCGTTCTCGATCCTGCTGGCGCTGAAGGCGCCGGACGTGACGCTGGAAGCGGTCACCATCTGCAACGGCAACGTGCCCTTCGACCAGCAGGTCGAAAACGCACTGTACACGCTGGAACTGGCGGGCTGGGGCGGCAAGGTGCCGGTCTACAAGGGGTGCCCGCTGCCGATGTTGCGCAAGCCGGTGGACGCCACCGAATTCTTTGGCGCCGACGGGATGAGTGATGCGGGCTATCCGCAGGCCGCTCAGCGTCCTGAACCCGGCCACGCGGTGGATTTCCTGATCGACATGATCATGTCCAACCCCGGCGAGATCGAGATCCTTGCCCAGGCGCCCCTGACCAACATCGCCACGGCTTACGTCAAGGAACCGCGCATCGCGCAGAACCTGAAACACCTGTGGGTTATGGGGGGGCTGGACAACAGCATCGGCAACACGACGCCGGCATCGGAATTCAACTTCTACGTCGATCCCGAGGCCGCCAAGATCGTGGTCAACGCGGGTTTCGACCTGACGCTGTCGACCTGGACGCTGACGATGAATTCCGGCCTTCTGCCCGACGAAGCCCTGCGCCGGATCGAGACGATGGACACGCCCCTTGCGCGCTTCTTCATGGAAGTCAGCGCCGCGCCCTTCAAGCGCACCGAAATGCGCTATGGCCGGCCGCTTTCGACCCATCCCGACAGCCTGACCTGCGCCTGCGCCATCGACCCTTCCATCATGCTGGAGACCGCCGACTGCCTGGTCGACGTGGAAACTCAAGGAGAGCTGACCCGCGCCTATTCGTCGATCTGCACGCCGCTGACCGCCGAAGAGGCCGAGATCGATTTCCTCTGGCCCGCCCAACCCGCCAACGCCCGGGTGATCCGCAAGGCCGATACCGACCGCTTCGCCGAGATGCTCATCGCGGCGCTTGAGAACTGA
- the ecfA2 gene encoding Energy-coupling factor transporter ATP-binding protein EcfA2, which translates to MTGPILELENVRFGYTAEQPVLSDISMQIRPGEVVAIVGRNGAGKSTMLRLLNGLLRPDAGTVRVAGRDASDMKVSQIAAHVGTVFQAPEQQIFNATVESEIGFGPAQADLDEATRAKRVADAVARTGLGEVLQSHPLDLDASMRRFVAVASVLACEPGLLLLDEAQRGLDAIRREMLGRIIAEETAAGRSIALVCHDMDFVARHASRVLGLADGRMAVDAPVRDFFADAAATRAVSVEQPGIVDLSQRLNLPLALNARDLADGLAPRLKGGA; encoded by the coding sequence ATGACCGGCCCGATCCTTGAACTGGAAAACGTCCGCTTCGGCTATACGGCTGAACAGCCGGTGTTGTCCGATATCTCGATGCAGATCCGCCCCGGCGAGGTCGTGGCCATCGTCGGGCGCAACGGTGCGGGCAAATCGACCATGCTGCGGCTGCTGAACGGTCTGCTGCGGCCCGATGCCGGCACCGTCCGGGTGGCCGGGCGGGATGCGTCGGACATGAAGGTCAGCCAGATCGCGGCCCATGTGGGCACCGTGTTCCAGGCGCCGGAACAGCAGATCTTCAACGCCACCGTGGAATCCGAGATCGGCTTTGGTCCCGCCCAGGCCGATCTGGACGAAGCCACCCGCGCCAAACGCGTCGCCGATGCCGTGGCGCGTACCGGGCTGGGCGAGGTGCTGCAAAGCCACCCGCTGGATCTGGATGCCTCCATGCGCCGTTTCGTGGCGGTGGCCTCGGTGCTGGCGTGCGAACCGGGGCTTTTGTTGCTGGACGAGGCGCAGCGCGGGCTGGATGCGATCCGGCGCGAGATGCTGGGCCGGATCATCGCCGAGGAAACCGCCGCCGGGCGCAGCATCGCGCTGGTCTGTCACGACATGGATTTCGTCGCCCGCCACGCCAGCCGCGTGCTGGGCCTGGCCGATGGCCGCATGGCCGTCGACGCCCCGGTGCGCGACTTCTTCGCCGATGCCGCCGCCACCCGCGCCGTGTCGGTCGAACAGCCCGGCATCGTGGACCTGTCGCAACGGCTGAACCTGCCGCTTGCGCTGAACGCGCGAGACCTGGCGGACGGCCTTGCACCCAGACTGAAAGGAGGGGCCTGA